In Pseudomonas sp. LRP2-20, the genomic window GCGCCTGGCCCAGGCCCATGTCGCCCAGGGCCTGCCAGGCAAGCTGGATGTCGCCGCCCTGGACGACGCGCAGAAGGTCATCCGCCGCGCCATCCACGCTGCGATCAAGCAGGCCAGCACCGACGTGGGCCAGTTCCACAAGTTCAACACTGCCATCGCCCAGGTGATGACCGTGATGAACGTGCTGGAAAAGGCCCCGCAGGCTACCGAACAGGACCGTGCCTTGCTGCAGGAAGGCCTGGAAGCCGTGACCCTGCTGCTGGCACCGATCACGCCGCACATCTCCCACGAGCTGTGGAAACAGCTGGGCAACGACCAGGCTGTCATCGACGCTGGCTGGCCGGCGGTCGACGAGAGCGCCCTGGTGCAGGACAGCATCACCCTGGTGGTGCAGGTCAACGGCAAGCTGCGTGGCCAGGTGGAAATGCCTGCCGCCGCCAGCCGTGAGGAAGTCGAAGCCGCTGCCCGCAGCAACGAGAACGTCCTGCGCTTCATCGATGGCCTGACCATCCGCAAGGTCATCGTGGTACCGGGCAAACTGGTCAACATCGTCGCCAACTGATGGCAACGCCCAACCGCACCCCGTGCGGTTGGGCGGTATCGGCCCACAAGGGAGCAACAACATGATCAAACGCAATCTGCTGGTAATGGGCCTGGCTGTGCTGCTCAGCGCCTGCGGTTTCCAGCTGCGCGGCACCGGCACCAACGATCTGCGCGTCAAGGAAATGGACGTCAGCGCACGCAACGCCTACGGCCCGACCCTGGTACAACTGCGCCAGGTACTTGAGCACAGTGGCGTCAACGTGCACGCCGGCGCGCCTTATCGCCTGGTGCTGACCAACGAGCAGGAAAACTCGCGCTCGGCAAGCTACGCCGGCGGCAACAGCACGGCCGAGTACGAGCTCAGCACCACGCTCAATTACAGCATCCTGGGCCTGAACAACCTCGAGCTGCTGAGTGACAAGGTAGAAGTGCGCAAGACGTATGTGCGTGACGGCAGCAACATCACCGGCTCCGATCAGGAAGCCCAGCGGGCGCGCGAAGAAATGCGCCGTGAGCTGGTGCAGTCGATGGTCTCGCGCCTGCAACTGCTGAGCCCTGCACAGCTCGACGAGCTGCAAGTCAAAGCCGATGCACGCGCCAAGGCCGAAGCTGACGCACTGGAAGCTGCGCGCCGCCAGCAGGCGGAAACGCCGCAGCAGTCACCTCTGGAAGTCCCGGGCAACTAAGCCCGAGCGGGGCACCCCGGTGCCCCGCCTGCTCCCATGAAGCTCGCCCCCGCCCAACTCAACAAGCACCTGCAAGGCAGCCTGGCCCCGGTCTACGTGGTCAGCGGCGACGATCCGCTGCTGTGCCAGGAAGCCGCCGACGCCATCCGCAATGCGGCGCGCCAGCAAGGTTTCGACGAACGCCAGGTGTTCAGCGCCGACGCCAACTTCGACTGGGGCACCCTGCTGCAAGCGGGTGCCAGCCTGTCGCTGTTCGCCCAGCGGCGCCTGCTGGAGCTGCGCCTGCCGTCGGGCAAGCCCGGTGACAAGGGTGCTGCGGCGCTCATGGAGTACTGCGCCAGGCCCGCCGAAGACACTCTACTGCTGATCAGCCTGCCCAAGCTCGATGGCAGTGCGCAGAAGACCAAGTGGGGCAAGGCCCTGATCGAAGGTGCCCATTGCCAGTTCATCCAGATCTGGCCGGTGGATGCCCAGCAATTACCCCAGTGGATCAACCAGCGCCTGTCCCAGGCCGGGCTGTCGGCCCAACGCGATGCCGTTGACCTGATCGCTGCGCGGGTCGAGGGCAACTTGCTGGCCGCCGCCCAGGAGATCGAAAAGCTCAAGCTGCTGGCTGACGGCAACCAGATCACCGTCGAAACCGTGCAGGCTGCAGTTGCCGACAGTGCACGCTTCGATGTCTTCGGGCTGGTTGACGCCATCCTCAATGGTGAAGCCGCGCATGCCCTGCGCATGCTCGAAGGCTTGCGCGGCGAGGGAGTGGAACCGCCAGTGATTCTTTGGGCGCTGGCCCGCGAGCTGCGCCTGCTGGCCGGCCTTGCCCAGCAGTTTTCCCAGGGTGTGCCGCTGGACAAGGCGTTCAGCCAAGCCCGGCCACCGGTGTGGGACAAGCGCCGACCACTGGTCAGCAAGGCATTGCAGCGCCTCTCGGCGCAGCGCTGGGCGCAGTTGCTGCAAGATGCCCAGCGTATCGATGCGCAGATCAAGGGGCAGGCCGAGGGCTCACCCTGGACAGGTTTATCGCGCCTGTCGCTGTTGATGGCCGGCCAAAGACTGGCTCTCCCTCCAGAGTAACCAAGGCCGTTGTGGGAGCAACTGTCTTGCTCAATTTCTAGAATTTGGCGCGATCCCTGTGGGAGCGGGTTTACCCGCGAACACGGGCGAAGCCCGTGCCATCCACCGTGATGCCTGCTTCGCGGGTAAACCCGCTCCCACAGGAATCTCGATGAGTCCAAGGTTTCAGTCATAAACACAATCAATTGGCCGCAACTCGCCCCAAGCCATAAAGTCCGCCCCGAGTTCATCCAACCCGGGAACCCCGCCATGAGCAAAAAGCCGAAAAAGCACGGCCCGAACAAGGCCAAGTCGATCATCGCCCAGCCCCTCTTCCGTTGCCGCCAGGAGCGACCAGACAAGGGCAAAGGCAGCTACCGCCGCGAAGCCTTCCAATCGAGAGATTGGGAGGCTTCTTACTTTTTGGCTGCATGAAAGCATCGCAAGCGCAGGCATGGTATGGTCGGCACCTGACCTGCAATTCTGGATCTGTGCATGCTCTTGAGTCTTCTCCCTCGTTGGAATTCCCGCCAGCTGCTTGCGGCCTCCAGCTTCATCCTGCTCGTCGCCTGCGCGGAAAAACCCACCGCCGCCGACGCCCTGCCGCTGGCACCCGCCCAGCCTGCGCCGGTAGTGACCCTGCCCAGCGCCACGCCTGACGTCAGCACCGAAATCCAGCCTCTGCAGACCTTTGCAGAATGGCAGGCGAACTTCCGCCAGCAGGCACTCCAGGCCGGCATCGCGCCGAGCACCTTCGACCGCGCGTTCCTCGGCGTCACGCCCGATATGGACGTGATCAAGGCCGACCGCAGCCAGCCCGAATTCACCCGCCCGGTGTGGGAATACCTTGATGGCGCACTGTCGCCCCTGCGCGTGCGCAACGGCAAGAAACTGCTGGAGCAGAACGCCGAGCTGCTGAGCCGCATCGAGCAACGTTATGGCGTCGACCGCCAGGCGCTGGTCGCGGTGTGGGGCATGGAGAGCAACTTCGGCCAGTTCCAGGGCAACAAGTCGGTGATCCGTTCGCTGGCCACCCTGGCCTATGAAGGGCGTCGCCCGCAGTTCGCCCAGGACCAGCTGATCGCAGCCCTGCAGATCATCCAGCACGGCGATATCCAGCCCGAAGCCATGCGTGGTTCCTGGGCAGGCGCCATGGGCCAGACCCAATTCATCCCGACCACCTACAACACCCATGCGGTGGATTTCGACGGTGATGGCCGCCGGGATATCTGGAACAGTACGCCCGACGCCTTGGCATCGACTGCACATTACCTGCAGAGCTCCGGCTGGAAGCATGGCCAGCCGTGGGGCTTCGAGGTGCAAGTGCCTGCAGGCTTCGACTATTGGCAAGCCGACGGGTCGCTGCGCAAACCGGTTTACGAATGGCTGCAGATGGGCGTGAAGCTACCGGCGGGTACCCAGCTGCCAGCCGGCAGCAACCAGTTGTCGGCTGCCCTGCTATTGCCGGCCGGTGCCCGTGGGCCGGCATTCCTGGTGCTGGACAACTTCCGCGCGATCCTCAAGTACAACAACTCGTCGTCCTATGCACTGGCGGTGAGCCTGCTGGGTGATCGCTTCTCGGGCTGGGGCTTCATCAGCGGCAGCTGGCCGAAGGAAGACCTGCCGCTGAGCCGCAGCGAGCGGATGGAGCTGCAGAACCTGCTGAATGCCAAGGGGCATGAGGCGGGCAACCCGGATGGCATCATCGGGGCCAATACCCGCAAGGCGATTCGCAATGCCCAGCAGGGGCTGGGGTGGCCGGCAGATGGCTACCCGACCCACAAACTGCTCGACAGCCTGCGTCAGCGCTGATGCCTTTGGGGCCGCTTTGCGGCCCATCGCCGGCAAGCGCGGCTCCCACAAATCCAGCGCCGCCCTTGAATCTTGCACCATACCTGTGGGAGCCGCGCTTGCCGGCGATGGGCTGCAAAGCAGCCCCGGCGATCTCAAGCCTTGAACAGGTCCTGGCCCAGCACCAATGTCTGCTGCTCGCCGTCCAGCCTCACCCAGGCCCCCAGCGGCAAGCACACATTCGGGTCACAATGCCCACTGCGCCACCCGGCCAGCACCGGCACACCCAGCGGTCCGAACGTTTCCTCCAGCAGCGGCGCCAGCGCCGCGACGGTAATCCCGGCAAAATCCCCTACCAGCACGCCTTTGATGCCTTCCAGCTTGCCTGCCAGACGCAACTGGGTCAGTAATCTATCCACCCGATACAACGGCTCGTTGACGTCCTCGATAAACAGAATGCAGCCCCGGGTATCGATTTCTGCCACCGTCCCCAGGGTCGCCCCCAACATCGACAGATTGCCTCCCAGCAAGCGGCCGCTGGCAACACCGGGCACCACGCAGGTCAAGGCGAAGTCCGCCGGGTGGACGATCTGGTCACCCTCCCCCAACAACCCGGATAACTGCGCCAGCAGCGACGACTCGGTCGGTTGCCGCTTGGCGCCGAGCAGGTCGGCATTGAGCATCGCGCCGTGGAAGGTAATCAGCCCGGTACGCTGGTAGATGGCCGTATGCAGTGCGGTGATATCGCTGTAGCCAACCAGCGGCTTGGGGTTGCGGCGGATCAGTTGGAAATCCAGCTGATCGAGCAGGCGCATGCTGCCATACCCTCCGCGCATGCACAGGATCGCGTCGATCTCCGGGTCGGCAAAGGCAGCATGCAAGTCCTGCAGGCGCTGCTCATCGCTCCCGGCCAGGTAACCCTCGGCCTGGTGAACACCCGGGTAGATTCGGCAGCGGTAGCCACGCTCGGCGAACCATTGGGCAGCTTTCTGCGCATCCAGTCGAGCTGGCCCGGCCGGGGCGACGATGGCGAAGCAGGCATTGGCCGCCAGCGCTTTGGGCAAACGGGATTCCATGGTTTCAGCGCAATTCATCGCAGCTCCTTACTAGAACGCAAAAACAAAAATGCCGATGCCGCCTCTCAGCGCGCATCGGCATGTTCAGCTCAAACCCGGATCAGAGTTTGATCTTGGCTTCGTGAGCTTGCTGGTCGGCGTGGTACGAAGAGCGTACCAACGGGCCGGAAGCGACGTTCTTGAAGCCCATCTTGTAGCCTTCCTCGGCGAACCAGGCGAAGGTGTCCGGGTGGACGAAACGCTGCACCGGCAGGTGGCTGCGCGACGGCTGCAGGTACTGGCCGAGGGTCAGCATGTCGATGTCGTGCTCGCGCATGCGGTGCATCACCTCGATCACTTCCTCATCGGTTTCACCCAGGCCGAGCATCAGGCCCGACTTGGTCGGCACGTGCGGGACCATCTGCTTGAACTTCTGTAGCAGGTCCAGCGACCAGTCGTAGTCTGAGCCTGGACGTGCGGCCTTGTACAGGCGCGGTACGGTTTCCAGGTTGTGGTTGAACACGTCCGGCGGCGTTTGCGCGGTGATTTCCAGGGCAACATCCATGCGGCCACGGTAGTCCGGCACCAGGGTTTCCAGCTGCACGCCAGGCGACAATGCACGGATTTCGCGAATGCAGTCGGCGAAGTGCTGGGCGCCACCGTCGCGCAGGTCATCGCGGTCCACCGAGGTGATCACCACGTACTTCAGGCGCAGGTCGGCGATGGCCACGGCCAGGTTCTTCGGCTCGTCCAGGTCCAGCGGCTTCGGCCGACCGTGGCCGACGTCGCAGAACGGGCAACGACGGGTGCAGATGTCGCCCATGATCATGAAGGTCGCGGTGCCACCGGAGAAGCACTCGCCCAGGTTCGGGCAGGATGCCTCTTCGCACACGCTGTGCAGCTTGTGCTTGCGCAGCAGCTGCTTGATGCGGTCGACTTCCGGCGAAACCGGGATGCGCACGCGAATCCAGTCAGGCTTTTTCGGCAGTTCGTCGGTGGGGATGATCTTCACCGGGATACGCGCGACCTTTTCGGCGCCACGCAGTTTTACCCCAGCTTCCACTTTCTTCGGCGCTGGGCGCGCGGTGGCATCCTGGGTAGGTGTCAGGTTCGGCACGGCTTCTTGCACAGTTGTCATATTCAGTCGATTCCGCCCGTGAGGGTCGTCTGCTCAGCATAGTCGAGGTGCTTGACCAGCTGTCCGCGCAGCCTTGTCCTGACCTCGTCGAGTTCGATCGGGCCTGCCAGGTCACGCAGCTGGGTCATGGCCAGCCCCGCATACCCACAGGGGTTGATTCGGCGGAATGGCGCGAGGTCCATGTCCACGTTCAGAGCAAGGCCGTGGAATGAACGGCCGTTGCGGATTCGCAGGCCGAGGGAGGCGATTTTCGCTCCGTCGACATAGACACCCGGCGCATCGGGCTTGGCCACGGCGCTGACGCCATAGCTGGCGAGCAGGTCGATCAGGGTCTGCTCGATGCGGCTGACCAGCTCGCGCACGCCAAAGCCCAGGCGACGCACGTCCAGCAGCAGGTAGGCCACCAGCTGCCCAGGGCCATGGTAGGTCACCTGGCCGCCGCGATCGGTCTGCACCACCGGGATGTCGCCCGGCACCAGCAGGTGCTCGGCCTTGCCGGCCTGGCCCTGGGTGAAGACCGCGGGATGCTCGACCAGCCAGATTTCGTCCTGGCTGTCCGGGCTACGCTGCTCGGTGAAGCGACGCATGGCCTCCAGCACCGGTTCATAGGGCTGCAGGCCAAGCTCGCGAATACCGAGGCTGAGCGACATCAGAGCACCATTTTCACGATGCCGGTGGCACGCAGGGCACTGTTGATGTCATGCAGCTGGTTTTCGCTTTCAGCGACGATATGCAGCTGCACGGTGGTGTACTTGCCTTCCTTGCTCTGGCGCTCGGCCAGCG contains:
- the holA gene encoding DNA polymerase III subunit delta, which encodes MKLAPAQLNKHLQGSLAPVYVVSGDDPLLCQEAADAIRNAARQQGFDERQVFSADANFDWGTLLQAGASLSLFAQRRLLELRLPSGKPGDKGAAALMEYCARPAEDTLLLISLPKLDGSAQKTKWGKALIEGAHCQFIQIWPVDAQQLPQWINQRLSQAGLSAQRDAVDLIAARVEGNLLAAAQEIEKLKLLADGNQITVETVQAAVADSARFDVFGLVDAILNGEAAHALRMLEGLRGEGVEPPVILWALARELRLLAGLAQQFSQGVPLDKAFSQARPPVWDKRRPLVSKALQRLSAQRWAQLLQDAQRIDAQIKGQAEGSPWTGLSRLSLLMAGQRLALPPE
- the lptE gene encoding LPS assembly lipoprotein LptE; the protein is MIKRNLLVMGLAVLLSACGFQLRGTGTNDLRVKEMDVSARNAYGPTLVQLRQVLEHSGVNVHAGAPYRLVLTNEQENSRSASYAGGNSTAEYELSTTLNYSILGLNNLELLSDKVEVRKTYVRDGSNITGSDQEAQRAREEMRRELVQSMVSRLQLLSPAQLDELQVKADARAKAEADALEAARRQQAETPQQSPLEVPGN
- a CDS encoding LD-carboxypeptidase, with amino-acid sequence MNCAETMESRLPKALAANACFAIVAPAGPARLDAQKAAQWFAERGYRCRIYPGVHQAEGYLAGSDEQRLQDLHAAFADPEIDAILCMRGGYGSMRLLDQLDFQLIRRNPKPLVGYSDITALHTAIYQRTGLITFHGAMLNADLLGAKRQPTESSLLAQLSGLLGEGDQIVHPADFALTCVVPGVASGRLLGGNLSMLGATLGTVAEIDTRGCILFIEDVNEPLYRVDRLLTQLRLAGKLEGIKGVLVGDFAGITVAALAPLLEETFGPLGVPVLAGWRSGHCDPNVCLPLGAWVRLDGEQQTLVLGQDLFKA
- the lipB gene encoding lipoyl(octanoyl) transferase LipB, which produces MSLSLGIRELGLQPYEPVLEAMRRFTEQRSPDSQDEIWLVEHPAVFTQGQAGKAEHLLVPGDIPVVQTDRGGQVTYHGPGQLVAYLLLDVRRLGFGVRELVSRIEQTLIDLLASYGVSAVAKPDAPGVYVDGAKIASLGLRIRNGRSFHGLALNVDMDLAPFRRINPCGYAGLAMTQLRDLAGPIELDEVRTRLRGQLVKHLDYAEQTTLTGGID
- the arfA gene encoding alternative ribosome rescue factor ArfA, whose translation is MSKKPKKHGPNKAKSIIAQPLFRCRQERPDKGKGSYRREAFQSRDWEASYFLAA
- a CDS encoding lytic murein transglycosylase; translated protein: MLLSLLPRWNSRQLLAASSFILLVACAEKPTAADALPLAPAQPAPVVTLPSATPDVSTEIQPLQTFAEWQANFRQQALQAGIAPSTFDRAFLGVTPDMDVIKADRSQPEFTRPVWEYLDGALSPLRVRNGKKLLEQNAELLSRIEQRYGVDRQALVAVWGMESNFGQFQGNKSVIRSLATLAYEGRRPQFAQDQLIAALQIIQHGDIQPEAMRGSWAGAMGQTQFIPTTYNTHAVDFDGDGRRDIWNSTPDALASTAHYLQSSGWKHGQPWGFEVQVPAGFDYWQADGSLRKPVYEWLQMGVKLPAGTQLPAGSNQLSAALLLPAGARGPAFLVLDNFRAILKYNNSSSYALAVSLLGDRFSGWGFISGSWPKEDLPLSRSERMELQNLLNAKGHEAGNPDGIIGANTRKAIRNAQQGLGWPADGYPTHKLLDSLRQR
- the lipA gene encoding lipoyl synthase; the protein is MTTVQEAVPNLTPTQDATARPAPKKVEAGVKLRGAEKVARIPVKIIPTDELPKKPDWIRVRIPVSPEVDRIKQLLRKHKLHSVCEEASCPNLGECFSGGTATFMIMGDICTRRCPFCDVGHGRPKPLDLDEPKNLAVAIADLRLKYVVITSVDRDDLRDGGAQHFADCIREIRALSPGVQLETLVPDYRGRMDVALEITAQTPPDVFNHNLETVPRLYKAARPGSDYDWSLDLLQKFKQMVPHVPTKSGLMLGLGETDEEVIEVMHRMREHDIDMLTLGQYLQPSRSHLPVQRFVHPDTFAWFAEEGYKMGFKNVASGPLVRSSYHADQQAHEAKIKL